TAATGTACAATTTGGGactttttcttgtcagtgctgggtatcaaactcaggcTTTGCACTTGTCTGGTAGGCGAGCATGGTACCACTGAACTCCACACCCAGCCTGGAGTCCTTACATTCTTAGGACCACAGTTGTTGGCAAAGAAATGTTAGTACCCTATAATGGATGAATATTTGTGTAGATAATGGTATATTTACTTGATGTGGGGAAGACTTTAATAAATAGTTGTTCATTTAGGCTACTGCTACAGAGCTTTTTCTCTGTACCAGACTTCTGGGTGCTGAGGATAAAGCAGGGATCAGAAAAGACACTCATTTGTGGAAGCATTTCTAGTATGAGATCATCTGTGAGACTGCCTGGCTGTCATCAACCCTGACACAGGAGCCCTGAGATGTCTGAGGAGGGCACCTTTACAGCACAGTTGTTCTGCTCTTGAGTTTAGATTTTGGGACCCTTTTGTGATTTCATCTTCTGTCTCTCTGCAATGTCTTGGGCAGTACTCAATACGAGCCTCTGGGTCTCTTCATCTCAGGGTCTTCTATAACATGTAGATGTACTTTAGGTTAATCTTAAGTGTGTGGTAGATAGTTGGTAaaattttgtctacatgtatgtcagTGACTTGCaaacatttttgttgctgttgttgtttttgggtaCAGGTGACTAAGAAATGTCTTTCATGTTCCCTGAGTGATGTCTAGTGGTTGGCAGACACTCAGCAATGCTCACAACTTTTctattgttccttttgtttctcatATGGTTTGTATTTAAGGAGTTCAGAAAATATTAGGGGAAGAACTCTGAGTGGACTGCCCTGGGTGCCCTGTGCGATGGGGTATTTGATGAGGGAGAGATGTGTTGGAGCCAGGGCTTGCTTCTTCTCAGTCTTGTTTTCATTAGGAGACCCCTAGGAGGGTTTCACTGACTTAGCTCAGAAGAGGGATCTTCGTAAAGTGCTTTTATGCCCAACTCTGATACAGAGGACCTTCTTCAGAAGCATCGGCCCATTAGCGTGGGAGGAGGAGATCTTTCTCTTattgggttttgttattgttgttctccTGTGTATTTCCTGTACTGTCTGCTGAGAGGTTTATAAACACAGGTTCCTCCAAATAAGACTTTAAGAGTTAGGAGTGGGCTGTAATTCAGGGCTGAAGCTCTTGCCCCTTCACCTCTAGCACAACAAAGCAATACcagcaatagcaacaaaatactCCAGACATCTTTGGCCTCCTTGTTGATAGCTTTGGCAGCTGAGGCTCAGGGTGGTGGGGGAATTACTCCTGACTTGCTGGTGGCACACAAGTCGTTGTATAACTGACCACCAACCACTTCTGTGTGAATATAGTGGATCCACACAGTAGCATGAGGGGTGGGGCTGACAGCTACTTGTAgctcagaattttaaaataaaattttggcattttattaaaaatccccacagaaatattataagaatgctTTTGTTTTAACTCCAGGTGTGGGGTATGCAgttgcttcagattgtccacagcagctgactatgatttacCTCCTGCagtgctgtctgtgtgtgtgtgtgtgtgtgtgtgtgtgtgtgtgtgtgtgtgtgtgtgtgtgagtgaggggGCAGGTTTCATGGtctatttcttattatttaaCATATTAATTAAGAATTTTTGCTCATTTATTTCATAGAAATTAgcaattttaataatttcttccGGAGATGCTTTGTAATTCTAAttagtttgcttatttttgtcttttattcccCAGGATATCTGGTTGTGCACAGAAAGCAAAACCAATTTAGGAATATCAAGTGTTCCCCATTGTTAAATACTTCCAAGTTGAACTGTTGTAATTATCAAACCTGTAACAGCTGGAGTACTGACTGGCAGGTGTTCTCCAAAGTCGCTCTCCTTCCTTGGAGCTGTGTCCGTGCTAGGCATCTGTCCCTGGGACCTGGCGCCTGCTTTGCTTGCTGGTGGGGTTTTCATTCTGGCTAAGTTTTAAGTGTCCCTTCTGGAGGTAGCCCCCTCGCTTCTCACTGAGTAGTTCCTCCCACTGTATTTTGGGTTTATAGTGTGTGCTTGCAGGAAAGTAAGGGTACCCAGGAAATGGGGTGATTTCCTCTTTTGTGTGTCTTCCCAGCTGGGAACAAATTCTCTTGTCTGAGGCTTCTCTGTGAGGCTGTTATGCTTCTTGGGGAGTTCTCTTTGATTCCTCTGCCCTGATGGACTAGAGAGAGCAAGTGCCTCTTACCTCCACCATCATTATGATTAGGCCCCAGAGGAGGGCTAAACTAAAAGGGCCAGGTTGCagtgaggaagagacagagacaaacaaacaaacaaaaaaaaacccaaaacaaactgCAGGAGTGCCGAGAGAAAGGCATGAATGCTAGGAAACAGATTCTGATGAACATTCTATTGCAGATGTTCTAACAGTTGCTCTGCAACAGCAGGAGGCCTCCTAGTGCAGCACTCAGATGAGCCAGTGCACCATCAGCCAAACAAAAGCAGGTGCAGACTCTGGACCCCAGGGAAGACTCTCGTGCATCTATCCCAGGAGGCGACACAGACAATTGGACACAAAGGCCTGTTCTGGGCCTTGGCACTGATCCTGATGGGACAGGATGGGACACAGCCATCTATGGGCATCTCACACTGAGTGCCTAGACCATGGACACAAAGCTCAGCTCTTGCTTCAAAGCAAATAAGGCCTAGCTTATTGTGAGCCCGGTATGAGACCATGTAACCATGCCCTGGTTACACGAAATACAATCTCACTTACGGAAGGAGTTATGCAAACCTTCAGTCACAGAACAAAAGACAGTCAGAAATTCACATATTTACTGAATATCAGTGGGAACATCAGGCAGGTGGGTTAAAGTCAAGTAGTAAAATCTGCTCTATAGGTTTCAGATACTATCTAATGAGAGTCTTAGCTCCTGAGCTAGTGGAAGCATGTGTTCTTTGAAGTCAAGACATTCCAAACATCTTACTTCATAGTCAGAAGGGTGTTAGGTATCCTATCCAGGGGACTAAAGATAACTCAAGATTTGCAACATTTCTACTCTAAAGTTCCAACTGATCAGTCTCCAAATAAATTTTTGCCCCCAAAGAAATTTCAATTCCTGATGCAAGATGGTTCTGTGCTTTAGTTGATGGTCATGCATGGTGGGGAAGTGGTTGTTTGGACTTTGGACGGCACTGGAGAGGCCATGTCCGCCTCTGATGGTGGGGAGAGTCCAGCAGCACTCACTGCTAGCCTAAGACtgactgctgcctgctgcctgccttctgtgctcTTGCTGTCAGTGTTACAGGTGGGAGAAGGCCCATATCCCTCTCTGTGGGAGCCTCAGGCGGCTTTGGATGTGGAGGAAGCAGTGAGAAGAAGCTTTCTCTGCAGGATGTAGCTGAGATGCTTCGGACCAGAGCCTGCAGTAGGGTCGTGGTCATGGTGGGGGCTGGCATCAGCACACCCAGTGGCATCCCGGACTTCAGGTATGCTGCAGTTCCCTTGGATGTCATTCCCTCACTGTCTTCTGCAGGGCTtagcctttcccttctctccacaGATCCCCAGGGAGTGGCCTCTACAGCAACCTTCAGCAGTACGACATCCCGTACCCTGAGGCCATCTTTGAACTTGGCTTTTTCTTTCACAACCCCAAGCCCTTTTTCACGTTGGCCAAGGAGCTGTACCCTGGGCACTATCGGCCCAATATCACTCACTACTTCCTTCGACTGCTCCACGACAAGGAGCTGCTTCTGCGGCTCTACACGCAGAACATCGACGGGCTTGAGAGAGGTGAGCCTTTGACCccttgtgtgtctgtgcctgtctaTGGCCTAGTGTTTATGTCAGCCCTGGGACTGTTGCTAGGCAGCGGGTTATGCCTTTACCacttctgtgtttgaggccacaTGGAAACCTTTTTGTAGCCCTGTCTCCCACACATCATCTGGAGTTTTAAATGGAACTAAAATTCATATTATTTTGAATCTAGTATggatctctctttccctcttccccctctccatctctcccttcctcattccccttttcctcccttccctttctcccactTTCCCTCCATTTCTGGCTCCCTCCTAAGGAACCCTGACACGTGACACATGGCCAGGCCTTgttctctgtctccacctcctctttCACCCTCAGATTATTTTCAGGCAGATTCCTCACAGCATGGTATAAATATAGAAACAATGTCTAGGTGTTTGTGGACCTCTTTGGAAGATACAGCCATGTTGCTTCAGCATGGCTCTGATGCCATTATTCTGAAGAGCCACCAGCATTTCAGTGTCGTCCAAGTCAGTCAGTGACGTCTTGGCTCTGCTTCACACGAGACAGCCATGGTTAGAGCCTAAGTACCCTGAGGGAGGTGCTGCTGCTTCCCAAGGTGTGACATGCAGGCCCATGGCAGATGCAGCCACTCTGCCATTCTGTGGGGTGCTGTGGTCTGAAGTAAGACAGCTGCTGCTGGACCAAGATTCCTGTGAGAAGGAGTCTACAGGCCAGAACCAGAGACAGTAGTGACCACTCCAAGTTTCCCCCTAAGCAGAAGGAAAAGTTTTCAGCACTGCAGTTACCAAAGAGCAGCAGTGAACTTCCTGAGAacccatttgttgttgttgttgaggagcTTCTGCTATAGCCCACACTCACCTCAACTCCGTAGCTCAGACTGTCCTGGGGCTCTCAGCTCTTtagcctcagccttcccagtgctaggattatgtgCTTATGCCATAATCTGTTTGCTTAATCAGCCACACAGTTTTTTGAGATCAGTTTTTGTCAAGCCCAGAAGGTGTGCTTGTGTGCTTACATAGCCATTCCCGAGGCTGCAACATGAGATTTGGTTTGAATTTCAGCATCTGGTATCCCTGCTGCAAAGCTGGTTGAAGCTCATGGGTCCTTTGTATCAGCCACATGCACGGTCTGTCGAAGGTCCTTCCCTGGGGAAGATATATGGGTGAGTCACTGCCAGGAGCCTCCCGGCCCGGAGAAGGTAGTGGTGGAgtcacagagtaggactctggtgatggctttaaagtctgagggtctcagggctttctagtTCTCTAACTGTACTGAAGTGCTGATGATAACTTGTAAAAAgacctaaaaactttcttgcttttcctgagGATGAACGATTGCTTAGGTGATTAATACCTGTAGCCTAACCACggaggattaagcaatgtggcctttgttctatctcaggaACTGTTGGATTCTAACTTCCagcctgctagtcagaagtcacaggaagaaaatggaacacttagagaagtggttatagagtttattactaagttgtaaaaaattTCCTATGAAAGCCATCTAAGAGGGAAAAGTGGAAAGATCCtgagtggagaaagggaaaaattcttctaaaaggggaaacacaaaaagtcTACTactggggaaaggggaaaaatttCTACTTTAATTCCTCTTCATCTCTTTGTCCtgagtacttatacatctttcagaatacatgatcacatgttacaaagttcatcacaaattcacacaaaaatcaaatcataaattgaaatagaagttacaacagagaatgtttacatgcatatccattaggaggaattatctagctaaacagccatcacctgtctcagcttccGCAGGTTCACTTAAGGTTTAAAgctattagtgaagttttgtatagagaAACCGAGttgatattttatcttctgtcctagcacctataatatatcctagttcccttttgatgacctttggttaattgttttacaacctcttggggTATGCTCCGAATAGaagaaagtctggttaccatctaagagcaattaacttgtgacacttgggagactggcagagttctcattgcagttttgactatcagaaaaggacctaatagcagtcccgctatataaaagagcttaataatcacatatataattttaggaattcttataggatcatcattaaaacttaaatcATCTGTTTGTCTACATAGCGTCACTGTTAGACAGTacatcttcgtggatctgcagagatctgtaCCAAAGAGGTGTGCtgttacttattgattattatatatgtttaataataacaggaaaaacatattaatagcaggaatctttcctaaaatgagtccctcACGGCCGTGCTTAATGAGGGctcacctgtcgcagattatataataatccaaagcaggcatttcaggatgatcacttGCTAGTACATTAGCTTGttccattatggctcctgacaagtCACCTCATGAAAtagtctctgccttctgaagttCTTGGGAgtagagatctttttttttaaaggtttatttattattatatgtaagtacactgtagctgtcttcagacacactagaagagggcatcagatctcattatagatggttatgagctaccatgtggctgctgagatttgaacttaggacctttggaagagtagttaagtgttcttagctactgagccatctctccagctctggtaGAGGATCTTATAATAGTTTGTtatgtgcttgtttgtttcaAAACAGGATGCTCACAGAGATCTGAAACTTACCAAAATAGCTTGGCTGGTTGGCTAGGCAACCCTAAAAAAACCACCCTAAggatctctgcctccccagtgctggaaatATAAGTATACTTCACTATActtggctttgtttgtttcagaaaagGTCTCACTATTTAGACCAGGTTGACCTGTAACACAAAGAGATCCCATCAGTTTTTGTTGGAATTAAGAATGTgttccaccatgcctggatcccgaatttttgatttagaaaaataatatatccTTGTACTAGAGCTAAGGCTGGGCTGAGGATGTACGCAGCCCAGTGGTGGAGCTGTTGCCTAGTATAGTATACAGGCCTTGGGCTCGATGGCCAGTGCTCCTTCCACCCCAGAAGTGCAGGtcagaaatatatagagaaaatgaattccttatggcacgcctttaatcccagcacttgggagcaagaggcaggcagatctctgtgagttccaggccagccagagttacatagtgagacactgtctgaaaaaacaaagagaaaagaagagaaaagaaaagagaaataaaatgaatctcTCCTTAACCAATCCCTTTGTCTGCCATTCATGATTGGGGGGTTAATGTAATggtctggttttttttgttgtttttgcttttgttttttttaaacaaaagatatAAGTACATATAAAACATGAGGTATCTATATAGacatacctccaaatagtgaAATTAGTTCATTGATTCCTATTAAATTTCTCTTATAAATTCTCTACATTTCTGTTCAGTTTAATGGTTATCTTATGTTGTCATCTGAGACATGTTTACTCCTTTTGTTACTTATATGaggcatttttaatgtttataatttttcctattaaaaacaatgcaggAGGGGATCGGAAGATGGCCGAGTAGATAAGGGGTTGCCATATAAGTGCTAGGCAGGTATGGCAGCCCACCTGCAATCTCAGATTCTTAGAACAAGCTAGCACAGAGACCAGTGTTCAGATCCCCAACACCCTTGTaaaagctgggcatagtagtAGACATGCCTATAACCCTGGGGCTGAGTGGTTGGAGACAGGCATACCGTAGAGCTCACTGGCAAACCAGCCTAAGCCTAACAGATGAACTGCAGGTAGTGGGACACAC
This portion of the Apodemus sylvaticus chromosome 1, mApoSyl1.1, whole genome shotgun sequence genome encodes:
- the Sirt3 gene encoding NAD-dependent protein deacetylase sirtuin-3, mitochondrial isoform X1, producing MALDPLGAVVLQSIMALSGRLALAALRLWGPGGGRRPISLSVGASGGFGCGGSSEKKLSLQDVAEMLRTRACSRVVVMVGAGISTPSGIPDFRSPGSGLYSNLQQYDIPYPEAIFELGFFFHNPKPFFTLAKELYPGHYRPNITHYFLRLLHDKELLLRLYTQNIDGLERASGIPAAKLVEAHGSFVSATCTVCRRSFPGEDIWADVMADRVPRCPVCTGVVKPDIVFFGEQLPARFLLHVADFALADLLLILGTSLEVEPFASLSEAVQKSVPRLLINRDLVGPFALSPRRKDVVQLGDVVNGVERLVDLLGWTQELQDLIQREHGKLDRKDT
- the Sirt3 gene encoding NAD-dependent protein deacetylase sirtuin-3, mitochondrial isoform X2; translated protein: MLRTRACSRVVVMVGAGISTPSGIPDFRSPGSGLYSNLQQYDIPYPEAIFELGFFFHNPKPFFTLAKELYPGHYRPNITHYFLRLLHDKELLLRLYTQNIDGLERASGIPAAKLVEAHGSFVSATCTVCRRSFPGEDIWADVMADRVPRCPVCTGVVKPDIVFFGEQLPARFLLHVADFALADLLLILGTSLEVEPFASLSEAVQKSVPRLLINRDLVGPFALSPRRKDVVQLGDVVNGVERLVDLLGWTQELQDLIQREHGKLDRKDT